TGCGAAATCCGACGACGGAAGCCATAGCCGTTGCGATCCCGCGAACCAAAAGGTACTCGGCACCGACTCCGGTGGGTCTGAACATGGACTCGGAACTGTTCGATCTGTTTCCCGAACTCGTCGAGTTGCTCGCCGCCGGCCTGAGCACCGCGGTGCTGTCGGTCGCCGGCACGTACGTCGAGCGGTTCGCGTTCGCGACGATCCAGACCGGCGACACGACCGCAGGAGCGTGGGCCGCCTTCATGGGCGTCGCAATGCTCTTTCTCGCCTACGTCGTCGTCACCGACCGCCTCGTGCCGACGCTGTTCGAGGTCACGGGACGCGTGACCGGTTCGCCCGAGTGATACGGAACGTTGTCGTTACTTACCGGTGCGCGTCGCCACGGAGAACAAACGTTTTGTCCGCGTCCGTGGACCCTCCGGGCATGAAACAGGGCGGAAGCGACGACGCGAAGCGCGCGGCGGGAGAATCGGCCGCCGAGGCCGTCGAAGACGGCATGGTGGTCGGACTCGGGACCGGCTCTACCGCGGCCCACGCGATACGGGCGATCGGCGCGGCCGTCGACGCCGGGCTGGACGTGACCGGGATTCCGACCTCGTTTCAGTCCCGCGAACTCGCGCGGGACGCCGGGATCCCGCTGACCGACCTCGACGCCGCCGAGGTCGACCTCGCGATCGACGGCGCGGACCAGGTCGCTGGCGGGTGTCTCATCAAGGGCGGCGGCGCGGCCCACGCCCGCGAGAAGATCGTCGACACGGCGGCCGACCGGCTCCTCGTCGTCGTCGATCCGACCAAGGAGGCGGACGTGCTCGACCACCCGGTCCCACTCGAACTGCTGCCGGCCGCCAGACGGCCCGTCGCGGCGGCCGTCGAGCGACTCGGCGGGGAGCCGGCGCTTCGCCGCGCCGAGCGCAAGGACGGGCCGGTCGTGACCGACAACGGCAACCTCGTGCTCGACTGCGCGTTCGGTGCGATCGCCGACCCCGCTGCGCTGGCGGCGGACCTCGCGACGATCCCCGGCGTCGTCGAGCACGGCCTGTTCGTCGGCGTGGCCGACGAGATCCACTGCGGGACCGACGACGGTGTCGCCGTCAGAGAACTGTAGCTCGGGCGCTGTGGCTGGTCGGTTCGCGTCGAAAAAATCGATCGGGAGTCGACCTTACAGGTCGCGCGGCTGGACGGTCTTCCGGTCGTTGGCCTCGGCTCGGCGGGCGGCGTCTGCGAGCAGCTCCTCGACCTCGTCGTCGAGGGCTGTGTAGAAGTCGGAGGCAACGTTCATGTCATCGAGCTCTTCCTTCACGGCTGCTTTGACGATTAGGTCTGCCATACAGAGAACGTGTTCCAGGTGCCATGTTAAATACTTTCCTGAATCCTGGCCCTCTCGCCGGTATTGACGGGGGTTTGAGCCACTTTGACACTCGACAGCCCATATAAATCTGGCTGGTCTGGCTCGCCTTGGGGTGGCCTCGACCACCGAAACCGCCGCTGGCGACCGCTGGTGCGGCGCTCGCGCGCGAACGCGGCGCAGTGTTCAAATAAGCAACCTCAGTCTCAGACTTACAGACACCGAAAGCCCTCGGCACGCTAGGCGGATCTGCGGCGGATATTCTCTCTGCGGTCGAATAGTGCCGCCGCAGATCCGCCTACCGCGCCTCGCCCTTTCATCCGCCAGGAGTCGGCTGTTCAGCCGTCTATACCCTGGTGGATGAAAGGGCGAGCGCTGCGTGACGGCTCCGCCGTCACGTTATAGCCGGCCGGTGCAACCGGCCGGCCTTTGCAGGAACCCCGACGACGCAAGCACGCGAAGCGCGCGCAGCGAGTCGCGGGACCGCAACGACGCGAGGGCTTTCGGTGGCTTGTTGCGACCACTCCTGGTCTCTTATCTGAACACTACCGAACGCGGCGGGCGAACAGTTATACTGCCGGCTGTCACTTCGTGACGATCTTCGCCACCCCGGGGTGGCGAAATCAGTCACAGACTTACAGCCGGTCGTATTAGGAAAGAGTCGAGTGTGCGCGCTCCAGAGAGTGGGTATGCGCGAACTACTCGACGCCGTCGCCGCGGGCGAGGTCACGCCCGCCGAGGCCGAGGCGGAACTCGCCGGCTACGCCACGGGCGAGGCCGGTCGATTCGACGCGACCCGGGAGCAACGCTCCGGCGTCCCGGAGGCGGTGCTGGCGGACGGAAAGACACCGACGGAGGTCGCACAGCTGGCCGCGACCGCGCTGTCGACGACCGGTCGAGCAATCGTCACACGGGCCGACGAAGCCCAGGCCGGTGCGGTCCGCGAGCGACTCGACGACGTGGCACCGGCGGCGACGCTGTCCTGGTCCGAGCGCTCCCGCTGGCTCGTGGCCCACGGTCCGGAGTACGAACGACCCGACCTCGATGCCAGCGTCGGCGTCGTCACCGCCGGCACCTCCGACGCGGTCCCGGCGGGCGAGGCGGCGATGATCGTTCGCGAGATGGGGGCCGACGTAGAGCGCGTCGACGACGTCGGCGTCGCCAGCCTCGTCCGCGTCGTCGACCAGCTCCCGGCCCTGCGCGAGCAGGACGTGTTGATCGTCGCCGCCGGTCGCGAGGGGGCGCTGCCGACGGTCGTCGCCGGCCTCGTCGACGTGCCGGTGATCGGGCTCCCGGTCTCGACCGGCTACGGCCACGCCGGTGAGGGCGAAGCGGCGCTGTCCGGCATGCTCCAGTCCTGTACCGCCCTCTCGACGGTCAACGTCGACGCCGGCTTCACGGCCGGCACGCAGGCCGGGCTGATCGCCCGCCAGATCGACGATGCGAGCGGTGCGTAACGCCCTAACTGTGTTGGCATGTGAGGCTATGGAACTGGCTCCCATACGTACGAGTGCCGGACGCCGAGAGACCGGCCCCAACCATGCCAGAGTGCGATCACTGCGGCGCGCACGTGTCGGATCGTTTCGCTCGAGTGTTCGCGGACAAGAGCGGCAACGTCCGCGCCTGCCCGAGCTGTTCGGCGAACGCTGGAATCGCCGAGGTTGCCCGAGAGCGCGCCCACAAGGTGTGAGGCCCGACTGGGCCACCCGTACCGTGGTACCAGTACCACGCGACGCCCTGTTCTGCCGACGAACGCCCCAGCCACAGGCACGCGACCGATGAGCGACCACTACGTCTACGTCCTGCGCTGTGCCGACGACACGCTGTACACGGGCTACACGACGGACGTACAGCGCCGCGTGGCCGAACACGACGCGGGCGAGGGCGCGAAGTACACCCGCGGTCGGACGCCCGTAGCGCTGGTCCACGTCGAGTCCTTCGAGAGCCGCTCGGCCGCGATGAGCCGCGAGTACGAGATCAAGCAGTACTCACGGGGGCGAAAAGAGCGGCTGATCGAGTGCGACTGTCGGGAGTAGCGAGGACGGGAGCTTTTTGCCGGCCGGGGTTGCACTGCCAGCCATGACAGACGCAGACGCCGAGGCCATCGCCTTCGGCACCGACGGCTGGCGGGCGACGCTCGACGAGTTCACCGACGAGCGGGTCCGCATGGTGGGCCAGGGTGTCGCGACTCACCTCCGGGAGGCGGGTCACGACGGCGAGACGGTCGCCGTGGGCTACGACGCACGCTCGCACTCGCGAGGGTTCGCCGAGGAACTGGCCCGCGTGCTGTGTGCGAACGGCTTC
Above is a genomic segment from Halomicrobium sp. LC1Hm containing:
- the rpiA gene encoding ribose-5-phosphate isomerase RpiA, which codes for MKQGGSDDAKRAAGESAAEAVEDGMVVGLGTGSTAAHAIRAIGAAVDAGLDVTGIPTSFQSRELARDAGIPLTDLDAAEVDLAIDGADQVAGGCLIKGGGAAHAREKIVDTAADRLLVVVDPTKEADVLDHPVPLELLPAARRPVAAAVERLGGEPALRRAERKDGPVVTDNGNLVLDCAFGAIADPAALAADLATIPGVVEHGLFVGVADEIHCGTDDGVAVREL
- a CDS encoding DNA-binding protein, which codes for MADLIVKAAVKEELDDMNVASDFYTALDDEVEELLADAARRAEANDRKTVQPRDL
- the larB gene encoding nickel pincer cofactor biosynthesis protein LarB, translating into MRELLDAVAAGEVTPAEAEAELAGYATGEAGRFDATREQRSGVPEAVLADGKTPTEVAQLAATALSTTGRAIVTRADEAQAGAVRERLDDVAPAATLSWSERSRWLVAHGPEYERPDLDASVGVVTAGTSDAVPAGEAAMIVREMGADVERVDDVGVASLVRVVDQLPALREQDVLIVAAGREGALPTVVAGLVDVPVIGLPVSTGYGHAGEGEAALSGMLQSCTALSTVNVDAGFTAGTQAGLIARQIDDASGA
- a CDS encoding GIY-YIG nuclease family protein; amino-acid sequence: MSDHYVYVLRCADDTLYTGYTTDVQRRVAEHDAGEGAKYTRGRTPVALVHVESFESRSAAMSREYEIKQYSRGRKERLIECDCRE